A stretch of Vulpes lagopus strain Blue_001 chromosome 20, ASM1834538v1, whole genome shotgun sequence DNA encodes these proteins:
- the LOC121479243 gene encoding four and a half LIM domains protein 1-like, which translates to MTEKFDCHYCRDSLQGQKYVQKDGHHCCLKCFDKFCANTCVECRKPIGADSKEVQYKDRYWHDTCFHCSQCLHPLANETFVAKDNKILCNKCTTWEDSPKCKGCFKPIVAGDQNVEYKKTLWHKDCFTCSNCKQVIGTGSFFPKGEDFYCVACHETKFAKHCVKCNKAITSGGITYQDQPWHAECFVCVTCSKKLAGQRFTAVEDQYYCVDCYKNFVAKKCAGCKNPITGFGKGSSVVAYEGQSWHDYCFHCKKCSTNLANKRFVFHEEQVYCPDCAKKL; encoded by the coding sequence ATGACTGAAAAGTTCGACTGCCACTACTGTAGGGACTCCCTCCAGGGTCAGAAGTATGTGCAGAAGGACGGCCACCACTGCTGCCTGAAATGCTTTGACAAGTTCTGCGCCAACACCTGCGTGGAGTGCCGGAAGCCCATTGGGGCAGACTCCAAGGAGGTGCAGTATAAGGACCGCTACTGGCATGACACGTGCTTCCACTGCTCCCAGTGCCTTCACCCCTTGGCCAACGAGACCTTTGTGGCCAAGGACAACAAGATCCTGTGCAACAAGTGCACCACCTGGGAGGACTCACCCAAGTGCAAGGGGTGCTTCAAGCCCATCGTGGCAGGAGATCAAAATGTGGAGTACAAGAAGACCCTGTGGCACAAAGATTGCTTCACCTGCAGCAACTGCAAGCAAGTCATCGGGACTGGAAGCTTCTTCCCTAAAGGGGAGGACTTCTACTGCGTGGCTTGCCATGAGACCAAATTTGCCAAGCACTGCGTGAAGTGCAACAAGGCCATCACATCTGGAGGAATCACTTACCAGGATCAGCCCTGGCACGCCGAGTGCTTTGTGTGTGTTACCTGCTCTAAGAAGCTGGCTGGGCAGCGTTTCACCGCTGTGGAGGACCAGTATTACTGCGTGGATTGCTACAAGAACTTTGTGGCCAAGAAGTGTGCTGGATGCAAGAACCCCATCACTGGGTTTGGTAAAGGCTCCAGTGTGGTGGCCTATGAAGGACAATCCTGGCACGACTACTGCTTCCACTGCAAAAAATGCTCCACGAATCTGGCCAACAAGCGCTTTGTTTTCCATGAGGAGCAAGTGTATTGCCCCGACTGTGCCAAAAAGCTGTAA